Proteins encoded together in one Desulfosporosinus meridiei DSM 13257 window:
- a CDS encoding ABC transporter ATP-binding protein, with translation MIELKDLSYTYPNASEPSLRNINLSVEKGKFVALLGSTGAGKTTLSLCLNGLIPQLLEGKLSGRVRIAGKDVGKTAVQTLAKVLGLVLQDPETQIIGRSVEEDTAFGPRNFLVPATEIEQRVDQALATVRLTGYNHRLTEELSGGEKQRLAIAGVLAMEPEILVLDEPTSELDPLGRSEIYDTLTALRRKKNLTILLVDHSTEELMDKVDEVVVLNQGELVWRGVPSDLFRNLPLLRRWGIKPLPVSEIGWEFYERGWISLAEIPLDIPAAEGLIRKLLPTYGARPRHPLEREKYLGKSQHQSQQNGETSLSMRKPNLSEKVLAVEIKDLTYQYNSGSPALRGINLTVKSGEFLALIGQNGAGKTTLAKHFNGLLQPTGGEVIIEGMNTLRVDTSELAKIVGYVFQNPDHQIFSATVEKELEFGLKNAGYRGSEIKKRVTEVLEYTGLEPYRSVHPFSLGKGERQMIAVASILVLKPKLLIIDEPTTGSDWSGVQKMMALIQKLHSAGTTIIMISHDMDLVAQYAKRVIVMKDGEISLDGTPQEIFSDEEVLRESFLAAPQLCKLSLQLKDVLGPQIFVEASEFIGLFESGEQRGC, from the coding sequence TTGATAGAACTTAAGGATCTTTCTTATACTTATCCAAATGCTTCGGAGCCCAGCCTGAGAAACATCAATCTCAGCGTAGAAAAAGGGAAATTCGTTGCGTTGCTGGGTTCCACAGGAGCGGGTAAAACTACTTTGAGCTTATGTTTGAATGGGCTGATTCCCCAACTTTTAGAAGGGAAACTATCCGGCCGGGTGCGTATTGCCGGAAAGGACGTGGGCAAGACTGCAGTTCAGACTTTAGCCAAGGTATTAGGACTTGTATTGCAGGATCCGGAAACCCAAATAATCGGGAGAAGTGTTGAAGAAGACACTGCCTTTGGCCCTAGGAATTTCTTGGTGCCTGCTACGGAGATTGAGCAGAGAGTAGATCAAGCCTTAGCAACGGTTCGCCTTACAGGATATAACCACCGCTTAACCGAGGAGTTATCTGGCGGTGAAAAACAACGCCTAGCTATTGCCGGGGTCCTCGCCATGGAACCTGAAATACTGGTCCTTGATGAGCCAACTTCAGAACTCGATCCCCTTGGAAGATCAGAGATCTATGATACCTTAACTGCTTTACGACGGAAAAAGAATTTAACGATTTTACTTGTCGATCATTCCACTGAGGAATTGATGGATAAGGTTGATGAGGTTGTTGTACTTAACCAGGGGGAGTTGGTTTGGAGAGGAGTTCCATCAGATCTCTTCCGAAATCTGCCTCTCTTGCGTAGGTGGGGAATAAAGCCCTTGCCCGTTAGTGAGATTGGCTGGGAGTTCTATGAAAGAGGGTGGATTTCTTTGGCGGAAATCCCCTTAGACATTCCTGCTGCGGAAGGTTTGATTAGAAAGTTGTTACCGACATACGGAGCTAGGCCTAGGCATCCTTTAGAGCGAGAAAAATATCTGGGGAAATCTCAACATCAAAGTCAACAAAATGGAGAGACCTCTCTTTCCATGCGGAAACCTAATCTTTCTGAGAAAGTCCTTGCCGTGGAAATCAAAGATCTAACCTACCAATACAACTCAGGTTCACCCGCTTTGAGAGGAATAAATCTAACAGTTAAGTCCGGCGAATTCCTAGCCTTGATCGGGCAAAATGGGGCGGGCAAAACCACCTTAGCGAAACATTTCAATGGACTCTTGCAGCCCACCGGCGGCGAAGTCATCATAGAAGGAATGAACACCCTGAGAGTTGATACCTCGGAATTGGCTAAAATCGTTGGCTATGTCTTTCAAAATCCCGACCATCAGATTTTCTCAGCGACTGTTGAAAAAGAATTAGAATTTGGTCTTAAAAATGCAGGTTATCGGGGTTCGGAGATTAAAAAGCGAGTTACAGAGGTTCTGGAGTATACAGGTCTGGAACCCTATCGCAGTGTTCATCCTTTCAGTCTGGGAAAAGGTGAACGGCAAATGATTGCTGTGGCTTCCATCTTAGTATTAAAACCAAAACTACTGATCATCGACGAGCCAACCACTGGGTCAGACTGGTCCGGGGTTCAGAAGATGATGGCTTTGATACAAAAGCTCCACTCAGCAGGGACTACCATCATCATGATCAGTCATGACATGGATTTAGTGGCTCAATATGCCAAGCGGGTCATTGTCATGAAAGATGGGGAGATTTCCCTGGATGGTACTCCCCAGGAAATATTTTCTGATGAAGAAGTGCTGCGGGAATCATTCCTTGCAGCCCCCCAACTCTGTAAGCTATCCTTACAGTTGAAGGATGTTCTGGGGCCTCAAATCTTTGTCGAAGCAAGTGAATTTATAGGGTTGTTTGAAAGCGGGGAGCAGAGGGGATGCTAG
- a CDS encoding DUF1540 domain-containing protein produces the protein MTGRANKMPQPNGGIKCVVNTCHYYGSGDHCYADKIEVQPQNAKSTDMTDCATFLPE, from the coding sequence ATGACTGGACGTGCCAATAAAATGCCTCAACCTAACGGTGGGATTAAATGTGTTGTAAACACATGCCATTATTACGGATCTGGGGATCACTGCTACGCTGATAAAATTGAAGTTCAACCACAAAATGCCAAAAGTACCGACATGACGGATTGTGCAACTTTTTTACCTGAGTAA
- a CDS encoding DUF502 domain-containing protein: MKKIIGIFLKGLLVLTPIVLTFYILYKMFIVTDGLFKGILEREGLYFPGLGVIVTLAAIFLVGVLASNWLTNKILNYLEKVLIKVPLLGNIYGIIKDTVNSFSSNKKGFSRLVRVSLSEDIKLLGFITNDEESAFIPKGYVAVYLMQSMQWAGNLILVPKDQVQLIDVSSEEALKFIASAGLLNKPVSPSNLKNSDLPNG, encoded by the coding sequence TTGAAAAAGATTATTGGAATATTTCTGAAGGGCTTACTCGTTTTAACACCTATTGTTCTGACATTTTACATTCTCTATAAGATGTTTATAGTAACTGATGGTTTATTTAAGGGGATTCTGGAACGAGAGGGGTTATACTTTCCGGGTCTTGGCGTAATAGTCACCTTGGCAGCTATTTTCTTGGTGGGAGTATTGGCTTCAAACTGGCTGACGAACAAAATACTCAATTACTTGGAAAAAGTTCTCATTAAGGTTCCGCTGCTAGGAAATATCTACGGAATTATTAAAGACACTGTAAATTCTTTTTCTTCAAATAAAAAGGGATTTTCTCGTTTGGTAAGAGTTTCTTTGTCTGAGGACATTAAACTTCTTGGCTTTATTACCAATGATGAAGAAAGTGCCTTTATTCCTAAAGGTTATGTGGCTGTTTATCTGATGCAAAGTATGCAATGGGCAGGGAATTTAATCTTAGTGCCGAAGGATCAAGTGCAACTGATTGATGTTTCTTCAGAGGAAGCACTAAAGTTTATTGCTTCTGCGGGACTTTTGAATAAACCCGTCTCCCCAAGCAACCTCAAAAATTCAGACTTACCCAATGGGTAA
- a CDS encoding EamA family transporter, giving the protein MKQNETLFSSLVLAAAVLWGTTGTAQFFAPPGVSPLSIGSVRLAVGGAALLIFAWRRGALVGNSLWFKGTTFLAAGCMAAYQLFFFAGVLKTGVAVGTVVTIGSAPVFAGLLSLILRRENPGIKWTAATLLAVIGCILLITGGQKLALNSIGVILALGAGASYALYAAISKELLMSYPPEAVAGIVFFIGALLLSPFLFYYNLEWLKTIPGAGVALHLGLVTTALAYVLFSHGLAKIPFPKAVTLSLAEPVTAAALGLFLLKEKLSILSQVGMILVFGGLVILSLGGLHKKG; this is encoded by the coding sequence ATGAAGCAAAATGAAACTTTGTTCTCTAGCTTAGTGTTGGCTGCGGCGGTGCTCTGGGGAACAACAGGCACAGCCCAATTCTTTGCCCCTCCCGGCGTATCGCCATTGTCCATCGGATCGGTTCGCCTGGCGGTAGGAGGAGCGGCTCTTTTAATTTTTGCCTGGCGGCGGGGAGCTTTGGTGGGAAATTCCCTTTGGTTCAAGGGAACCACATTCCTCGCAGCCGGGTGTATGGCTGCTTATCAGCTTTTCTTCTTTGCCGGAGTTTTAAAAACGGGAGTGGCTGTGGGGACAGTAGTGACTATTGGTAGTGCACCGGTGTTCGCTGGGCTTCTATCTCTGATTTTACGGCGAGAAAACCCAGGGATTAAGTGGACAGCAGCCACCTTACTCGCAGTTATTGGATGTATTCTGCTAATTACTGGCGGCCAGAAACTAGCGTTGAACTCCATTGGCGTCATCCTGGCCTTGGGAGCTGGTGCCTCTTATGCGCTTTATGCCGCAATCAGCAAGGAACTACTAATGTCTTACCCTCCGGAAGCTGTTGCCGGGATTGTATTCTTCATTGGGGCACTTCTACTTTCTCCTTTTCTTTTTTATTACAACCTTGAGTGGCTGAAAACTATCCCAGGTGCAGGTGTTGCCCTTCATTTGGGATTAGTGACCACAGCTCTGGCTTATGTTTTGTTTTCACATGGTTTAGCCAAAATACCCTTTCCCAAAGCAGTAACTTTATCCCTTGCGGAACCAGTTACAGCAGCGGCATTAGGATTGTTTCTGCTTAAAGAAAAATTATCTATTCTTTCTCAAGTTGGGATGATTCTGGTTTTTGGCGGATTGGTTATCCTGTCCTTAGGTGGATTACATAAAAAAGGATAG
- a CDS encoding YkvA family protein: protein MDIDDKKLKPFKAKALEYIKDKDKSMGLLNEAIQKASAQRNRLGEVWEKLHLLFGVFRDWLNGSYKELPKRSLFMIVLGIVYFVSPIDGVFDYIPFGGLIDDAAVAGFVISQVSADLEKYKLWKKQVNSEIESEENRENSS from the coding sequence GTGGATATTGATGATAAAAAACTAAAGCCATTTAAAGCTAAAGCTTTAGAGTATATAAAGGACAAGGATAAATCTATGGGCTTATTAAATGAAGCAATTCAGAAGGCCTCAGCACAGAGGAATCGATTAGGTGAGGTTTGGGAAAAGCTGCATTTGTTATTTGGTGTATTCAGAGACTGGCTTAATGGCAGCTATAAGGAACTTCCCAAACGATCGCTTTTCATGATTGTCTTAGGCATTGTCTATTTTGTATCTCCTATAGATGGTGTTTTCGACTACATTCCTTTTGGTGGATTAATTGATGATGCAGCAGTGGCTGGCTTTGTTATATCTCAAGTGAGTGCAGATCTTGAAAAATACAAGCTGTGGAAAAAGCAGGTTAATTCTGAGATTGAGTCTGAGGAAAACCGGGAAAATTCGAGCTAG
- a CDS encoding AraC family transcriptional regulator: MDNRIICENRTYTEVMNTHDHSFVQLILPLQGVLNIKTAGKELELDEARLFLLPPSCQHTFWAKQNNKFLVLDIPRFMFQLGVLDNFPSGQNYVMDEKWKAIRFLLLSEAGQGKIESSRISSLFHFFNTYLTEYQIPESVKYIQKFYNEQISLEKLASLEHYTVSYFCSWFKGIMNCTPMAYLKKVRIEQSKQLLLGTSLNILQIAWEVGYVHQSSLDRVFKEIEGITPAEYRRNNMKIR, encoded by the coding sequence GTGGATAATAGAATAATTTGTGAAAATAGGACATATACCGAAGTCATGAACACCCATGACCACAGCTTTGTACAGTTAATACTGCCGCTTCAGGGAGTTCTGAACATAAAGACCGCCGGTAAGGAATTAGAGTTAGATGAGGCCCGTTTGTTTTTACTTCCCCCTTCCTGCCAGCATACCTTCTGGGCGAAGCAGAACAACAAATTTCTAGTATTGGATATTCCCCGATTCATGTTTCAATTGGGTGTATTGGACAATTTTCCAAGTGGACAAAACTATGTAATGGATGAGAAATGGAAGGCCATTAGATTCCTTCTTTTAAGTGAAGCTGGTCAAGGTAAAATCGAATCATCCAGGATCAGTTCTCTTTTTCATTTTTTTAATACCTACTTGACAGAATATCAGATTCCGGAGTCAGTTAAATATATTCAGAAATTCTATAACGAACAGATAAGCCTGGAGAAGCTCGCTTCTTTAGAACATTACACCGTTAGTTATTTTTGTTCATGGTTCAAAGGCATTATGAACTGTACCCCGATGGCATATCTGAAAAAAGTGAGAATTGAGCAGTCAAAACAACTGCTTCTTGGTACAAGTCTTAATATCTTACAGATTGCTTGGGAAGTCGGATATGTCCACCAGTCTTCTCTTGATAGGGTATTTAAAGAAATCGAAGGTATAACTCCAGCTGAATACCGGCGGAACAATATGAAGATACGCTAA
- a CDS encoding alpha/beta hydrolase codes for MKYTEFEFKTNDGTKLFAREWQPVSSRLRGVVFLVHGLGEHSGRYANLALKLTQAGVALSAFDQRGHGKSQGQRGHSPSFDRLLDDITCFKNERSKCLPGLPSFLYGHSLGGNLVLNYVLRRQPQFSGVVVTSPWLKLGVEPPTLLRVLVRFLSKLWPTFTISSGLLLDALSHDPKVIKAYQEDPYIHNKISLGLLTAMDCAGLWAIKNANQFNLPLLLMHGGGDKITSPEGSKEFAASVPENCTLKIWRDLFHELHNEPSKEEILNYVINWLETQSKRQDQ; via the coding sequence ATGAAGTACACCGAATTTGAATTCAAGACAAATGATGGAACTAAACTTTTTGCACGGGAGTGGCAGCCGGTCAGCAGTCGGCTTCGGGGTGTTGTTTTCCTGGTTCATGGTTTAGGAGAACATAGTGGGCGCTATGCCAATCTGGCTCTAAAACTAACTCAGGCGGGGGTTGCATTGTCTGCCTTTGACCAACGCGGTCACGGTAAGTCACAAGGCCAGCGAGGGCACTCGCCATCTTTCGATAGGCTGTTAGATGATATTACCTGCTTTAAAAATGAGCGTTCAAAATGTTTACCAGGTTTGCCTTCTTTTCTATATGGACACAGTTTAGGCGGCAACTTAGTGCTAAATTATGTTTTGCGTCGACAACCCCAGTTTTCCGGGGTGGTGGTAACAAGTCCCTGGCTCAAGTTAGGGGTTGAACCTCCAACACTGCTTAGGGTACTGGTAAGATTTTTAAGTAAGCTGTGGCCAACTTTTACAATTTCCAGTGGACTGCTATTAGATGCCCTTTCTCATGATCCCAAGGTTATTAAAGCTTATCAAGAAGATCCTTATATTCATAATAAAATCTCTCTTGGTTTACTTACAGCTATGGATTGCGCAGGACTTTGGGCTATTAAAAATGCCAATCAATTTAATCTTCCTTTATTGCTAATGCATGGCGGAGGAGACAAAATTACATCTCCTGAAGGATCTAAGGAATTTGCCGCTTCTGTACCTGAAAATTGTACCCTAAAAATCTGGAGAGACTTATTTCACGAGCTGCATAATGAACCGTCGAAAGAAGAAATACTTAACTACGTCATTAACTGGCTGGAAACTCAAAGTAAACGTCAAGATCAGTGA
- a CDS encoding ECF transporter S component has translation MQSLGREEQELKLSPWNVKRLSIMAIFIALSAVGALIKIPSPVGTIGMDSAPGFFSALAFGGTTGGIVIAFGHMLTAAVNGFPMSIPVHLYIALQMALWAVAYRWVNEKIGLIPAVIVGILLNGVVSAFAMLPMMGMGGVLGLLPFLAVGAALNVIISAVAYKAIKGSRLI, from the coding sequence ATGCAAAGCTTAGGAAGAGAAGAACAGGAATTGAAACTATCTCCTTGGAATGTAAAAAGACTATCTATCATGGCAATTTTTATTGCCTTAAGTGCGGTTGGGGCACTTATTAAGATCCCCAGTCCCGTTGGTACTATCGGGATGGATTCCGCACCCGGTTTTTTTAGCGCTTTAGCCTTTGGGGGAACCACCGGAGGGATTGTCATTGCTTTTGGCCACATGTTGACCGCAGCTGTAAACGGTTTTCCCATGAGTATTCCTGTCCACTTATATATCGCTTTACAAATGGCTTTATGGGCCGTGGCTTACCGCTGGGTGAATGAAAAAATCGGCTTGATTCCTGCGGTCATCGTCGGAATACTCCTTAATGGTGTGGTATCCGCTTTTGCTATGCTGCCTATGATGGGGATGGGAGGAGTTTTAGGATTGTTGCCTTTCCTGGCTGTTGGGGCAGCTTTAAACGTGATTATCTCCGCTGTTGCATATAAAGCAATTAAAGGAAGCCGGCTCATTTAA
- a CDS encoding energy-coupling factor transporter transmembrane component T family protein: MLEYLPGDTLIHRLDVRTKMLGFLGFIIVSFLFQDPVFQLGILLSAGLIALWIKIPLRKIWGMMIPLIPIIISIILITGFTFAPERFERVSSQAILFYALPGERVGATVGGFMMGTTFILRLISMMITSSVLMLTTSLEDFTQFFQKMKVPAEVSMMLTMAIRFIPTLDKKRRQILEAQKARGTKFKEKGIIGSIRSYLTIMIPMFINSIIMANSLSMAMLNRGYGLTRTWTTMGQITFNSRDYWTMALIGLGLGMAFYVRFGLQLGVL; encoded by the coding sequence ATGCTAGAATACTTGCCAGGGGATACCTTGATCCATCGACTAGACGTACGCACCAAAATGCTGGGATTTCTAGGGTTTATTATTGTATCATTTCTTTTTCAAGATCCAGTGTTTCAGCTTGGGATCCTTTTGTCGGCAGGACTAATAGCTCTATGGATAAAAATTCCCTTAAGGAAAATCTGGGGAATGATGATTCCCTTGATTCCCATCATCATATCGATTATTCTAATCACAGGGTTTACCTTTGCCCCGGAGCGTTTTGAACGGGTCTCCAGCCAAGCAATCCTCTTTTACGCCCTGCCCGGAGAAAGAGTAGGGGCTACTGTGGGTGGATTTATGATGGGAACTACGTTTATCCTGCGCTTAATTAGCATGATGATTACTTCATCAGTGTTGATGTTGACCACATCTCTGGAGGATTTTACTCAATTTTTTCAAAAGATGAAGGTTCCAGCCGAGGTTTCCATGATGTTAACTATGGCAATACGCTTTATTCCTACGTTGGATAAAAAACGTCGGCAAATTTTAGAAGCCCAAAAAGCTCGGGGAACAAAATTCAAGGAGAAGGGGATCATCGGTTCTATTCGTTCCTATCTGACCATTATGATTCCCATGTTTATTAATTCGATCATAATGGCGAATTCCTTGTCAATGGCCATGCTGAATCGTGGTTATGGCTTAACGAGAACCTGGACAACCATGGGCCAAATTACCTTTAATTCAAGGGATTACTGGACAATGGCTCTTATAGGTTTAGGATTGGGGATGGCCTTTTATGTGCGATTTGGCTTGCAGCTAGGAGTTCTTTGA
- a CDS encoding heterodisulfide reductase-related iron-sulfur binding cluster, producing the protein MEATRQLYWNIDGKSTMYAFALIALVVFTIGIINKIRGWQQGRALAFDNLSLRLREFISTMARHDQGVFRGKFRRYAHLGIFYGFIVLTFGTLVIAIQDHFGIPLFYGLKYLVLSLLLDLSGLLAMVGILMAAYKRYIDKPDHEDYTLDDALLLIIVFSILLTGFFLEGLRIYSVYDPWAWWSPVGLFFALMIQLSGLSTELSLAVHAFIWYFHMLLTFGFIAYIPYSKLFHMFASPLNIFLKSNSPIGTLTPVDCLSEGEKRVGAGYYYEFNKKQLLELDACISCGRCQKGCPAHLSGRPLSPRVLVQTLKKHANKKATPLIDQVISQETLWSCTTCGLCEVKCPIYIEHIKRIVDLRRGLTSSDNDFPVEIHSVFNNISESGNPWGNNVRSVFSNLELASSPQQWEKKQTDVLYWLGCYGSYESRNQKVSQSMITILEKAGIDYAVLGGKEKCCGDSVRRLGNEKLFQQLAYENVKTLNGYKFKTILTHCPHCFNTLKNDYPQFGGSYQVMHHSEYILELIRSGRIILKESNGSKVTFHDPCYLGRYNQVYNAPREVLKEIPGLELLEMKNNQGMAFCCGSGGGSIWIEDKGDKKIHSLLVKKAMRTEADILVSACSLCLKTLSEAVSSESVDMQSKDIAELVADAL; encoded by the coding sequence ATGGAGGCGACTAGACAGCTCTATTGGAATATTGACGGGAAGTCAACAATGTATGCTTTTGCTCTGATCGCCTTGGTTGTTTTTACGATTGGAATCATTAACAAGATTAGGGGTTGGCAGCAGGGGAGAGCTTTGGCATTTGATAATTTGAGTTTGAGGCTTCGAGAGTTTATTTCTACAATGGCTAGGCACGACCAGGGAGTTTTTAGAGGGAAATTTCGCCGTTATGCCCATTTAGGAATTTTCTATGGTTTTATAGTTTTAACCTTCGGAACCTTGGTTATTGCTATTCAGGATCATTTTGGGATCCCTTTATTCTATGGGCTGAAGTATTTAGTTTTAAGCTTGTTGCTTGATTTGTCTGGACTCTTGGCAATGGTTGGAATATTGATGGCTGCTTACAAACGATATATCGATAAACCCGACCATGAGGATTACACACTAGACGATGCCCTCTTATTAATCATTGTATTTTCAATTCTGCTAACGGGTTTTTTCTTAGAGGGTTTAAGAATTTACTCTGTATATGACCCGTGGGCATGGTGGTCGCCAGTGGGTCTGTTCTTTGCTCTAATGATTCAATTATCCGGCTTATCGACTGAGTTGTCTTTAGCTGTCCATGCCTTTATCTGGTATTTTCATATGTTATTGACCTTTGGGTTTATTGCCTATATTCCTTATTCCAAGTTGTTTCATATGTTTGCCTCTCCACTTAATATCTTCTTGAAATCCAATTCACCCATTGGCACCTTGACTCCGGTTGATTGTTTGTCAGAAGGTGAGAAGAGGGTTGGGGCCGGGTATTATTATGAATTTAACAAGAAACAGCTGCTGGAATTAGATGCTTGTATTTCTTGCGGAAGATGCCAGAAAGGCTGTCCGGCACATTTAAGTGGAAGACCCTTGTCTCCAAGAGTTTTGGTGCAAACCTTAAAAAAGCATGCTAATAAAAAAGCTACTCCGCTAATCGATCAGGTGATTTCCCAAGAGACCCTCTGGTCATGTACGACTTGTGGACTTTGCGAGGTCAAATGTCCGATCTACATTGAACATATAAAAAGAATTGTTGATTTGCGCAGAGGCCTTACTTCCTCAGATAATGATTTTCCTGTTGAGATTCATTCGGTCTTTAATAATATTTCTGAATCCGGAAATCCTTGGGGAAACAATGTAAGATCGGTTTTTTCTAATTTAGAATTAGCATCCTCACCCCAGCAGTGGGAGAAAAAACAGACGGATGTCCTGTATTGGCTAGGGTGTTATGGCTCATATGAATCGCGTAATCAGAAGGTTTCTCAGTCAATGATTACTATTCTAGAGAAAGCAGGAATTGACTATGCGGTATTGGGAGGAAAGGAGAAGTGTTGCGGAGATTCCGTCAGGCGCCTCGGTAACGAAAAACTCTTTCAGCAGTTGGCCTATGAGAATGTTAAAACATTAAACGGATATAAATTTAAAACAATTTTGACACATTGTCCTCACTGCTTTAACACCTTAAAAAATGATTATCCACAGTTTGGTGGTTCTTATCAAGTGATGCATCATTCGGAATATATCCTAGAGCTTATTCGTTCCGGGAGAATAATACTCAAAGAATCCAATGGAAGCAAAGTTACCTTCCATGATCCCTGTTATTTAGGAAGATACAATCAGGTTTATAATGCTCCAAGAGAGGTTTTGAAGGAAATTCCTGGGTTAGAATTACTCGAGATGAAGAATAATCAAGGAATGGCTTTTTGTTGTGGCTCAGGTGGTGGTAGTATATGGATTGAGGATAAAGGAGATAAAAAAATTCATAGCCTTTTAGTCAAAAAGGCTATGAGAACTGAGGCAGATATTTTGGTCAGTGCTTGTTCATTATGTTTGAAGACCTTGAGTGAAGCGGTAAGTTCTGAGAGTGTGGATATGCAAAGTAAGGATATAGCTGAACTTGTAGCAGACGCTCTTTAA
- a CDS encoding PspC domain-containing protein produces the protein MSKRLYRSSLNKQIGGVCGGIAEYLDLDPSLVRIAAILLMFVGGTGFLAYLVAWFVIPLDS, from the coding sequence ATGTCGAAACGCTTGTATCGATCTAGCCTTAATAAACAAATAGGTGGGGTTTGCGGAGGAATAGCAGAGTACTTAGACCTAGACCCAAGTCTTGTCCGGATTGCAGCTATTCTACTAATGTTCGTAGGAGGAACAGGATTTTTGGCCTATCTGGTTGCCTGGTTCGTAATCCCATTAGATAGTTAA
- the cbiD gene encoding cobalt-precorrin-5B (C(1))-methyltransferase CbiD gives MARDKDRHTWREGYTTGSCAAGAAKAACLLLRGESLAEQIEIPLPSSARLTMPIHSGEIHNLEGRACILKDGGDDADITHGLEIQALVRLISPQGEVLIRGGRGVGTVTKKGLAIPVGESAINPVPRRMIREAVREVFPVEEVEITIEVPAGETTALRTLNPRLGVIGGISILGTSGIVRPMSEEAFKTSILPELDQAVAYGYKAIVLTPGHYGFRVATEGFKVPPEAVIQMSNFVGYMLEEAAYRGIEEVILLGHVGKLIKVSAGIFHTHNRVADARMEILLAHAALAGLNLDSLKYLAEFPTTEGATTELLQMGEQKLLHHLAHLASERAQAFTFGRLSVGTIMTLLDGQPVGWDMKARRIVEEQGWAWTSEI, from the coding sequence ATGGCAAGAGATAAAGATCGACATACTTGGCGAGAAGGATATACCACAGGAAGTTGTGCCGCCGGGGCGGCAAAAGCTGCCTGCCTCCTCTTGAGAGGAGAGAGTTTGGCTGAGCAGATTGAGATACCGCTCCCCAGTTCAGCCCGGCTGACTATGCCCATCCATAGTGGAGAAATCCATAACTTGGAAGGGAGAGCTTGTATTTTAAAAGACGGCGGAGACGATGCGGATATTACTCATGGCCTGGAGATTCAGGCCCTTGTGCGGTTAATCTCACCTCAGGGAGAGGTTCTTATTCGCGGAGGCCGGGGAGTTGGAACGGTTACTAAGAAAGGCCTGGCCATTCCCGTTGGAGAAAGTGCCATTAATCCTGTCCCCAGAAGGATGATCAGGGAAGCAGTCCGGGAGGTTTTCCCGGTGGAAGAAGTTGAAATTACTATCGAAGTTCCTGCCGGAGAAACCACGGCCTTGCGCACCCTTAATCCCAGGCTGGGAGTGATTGGAGGAATCTCCATCCTTGGAACAAGCGGGATTGTTCGGCCCATGTCTGAAGAGGCCTTTAAAACCTCGATCCTGCCGGAGTTGGATCAGGCTGTAGCTTATGGATATAAAGCCATTGTGCTTACTCCAGGGCATTATGGATTCAGAGTAGCGACAGAGGGCTTTAAAGTTCCCCCGGAGGCTGTCATTCAAATGAGTAATTTTGTGGGCTACATGCTGGAAGAAGCAGCTTATCGGGGTATTGAGGAGGTCATTCTCTTAGGGCATGTAGGCAAGCTCATCAAAGTCTCGGCTGGGATTTTCCACACTCATAATCGGGTCGCCGATGCTCGAATGGAAATCTTGCTCGCCCATGCTGCCTTAGCAGGACTCAATCTAGACAGCTTGAAGTATCTGGCTGAGTTTCCAACCACCGAAGGAGCAACCACTGAACTCTTGCAAATGGGTGAGCAAAAGCTGCTTCACCACTTGGCCCATTTGGCAAGTGAAAGAGCCCAGGCCTTCACCTTTGGGCGACTGAGTGTGGGGACAATTATGACCTTATTAGACGGACAGCCTGTGGGTTGGGATATGAAGGCCCGAAGAATCGTCGAGGAACAAGGGTGGGCCTGGACAAGTGAAATTTAG
- a CDS encoding DUF1540 domain-containing protein translates to MQIKKMPQPNEGIKCVVNTCHYYGSGDHCYAEKIEVQSPNAKSTEMTDCATFLPES, encoded by the coding sequence ATGCAAATTAAGAAAATGCCTCAACCTAATGAAGGAATTAAATGCGTAGTTAATACATGTCATTATTATGGTTCCGGCGATCACTGCTATGCCGAAAAAATCGAAGTTCAATCCCCTAATGCTAAGAGCACTGAAATGACAGACTGTGCTACATTTTTACCTGAGTCTTAA